The DNA sequence TGTTATTAACTGATATTGAGTAGTGTTATAATGTAAATTTAAAAGcctaaaaaaaacatttttaaaaatgtcaAAATATTAATGATGTTCACGggcttttaatttctttaattttttttattacattataaataaaaaaattagagtatAATTGTGGTACTATGAATGATGTTTATATGGTATAACTAATAAAGTAAagacatttatataaaaataattttttaaaaaaaactgctagttatatttttttaaaattcactcgtctatttctaaaatatatttatctatttattcaACTACCTAAAATTCTCCTAACGTTCAGTTAATTCGCCCTCCAAGCTTAGAATGTTTAGCTTTGGAAACTAACATTGAATTTCAACAATATTCGATCAAATATCATGTCAAAGTCAATGTGCCAACTAGGTACGACAAGAGAGACTTGCATGAAAATAAGTTTATGGCGGCAGAAGAGGGGCTCACTTGATTAATTGATAAAACCATGCAAGAAAGTCCTCAAACTTGTCCTAAAATGACGCATTGAATTAGATGGGCGAAACGAAACAGAAGTCATATGTCATACAGTAAAAGAATGCATCAAAGTAGAAAACTGATCTGCTTCTTATGCAAATTTATTAATAGAGATAGCAGCCACTCGCCAGCAAATGATGCAACAGGCAACTATGTAACAAATAATCCATAACCAATATGCTCAATCAACCAAAATAAAAACGAGATGAATAACAAATTAACAAACAGCAGCTATTACATGGCTTTTACGCAAGCATGTGCTCATTAGAATTCCACTTCAAATGGAGGGCGAAATAAGAACTAAGTGTCAAAACATAAACAGCGCATGAGACGCCACAATAAGTCAAATTCCCAGAATGACAGAATGCCTCTTCAAAAGCTTACAAACTGCAATGGTATAATTTATATCTACTGCATAATATATAAGTCATAAACCTTTGCTGGTTACCAGACGATTCTAGAAGACCTATAACTCGCAAAGTTACCGAATGTTATTGCATATTTAGAACATTTTCCTGTTTCTAGTCACTACTATATTTACTCATACAAGATAATCTTCAACCCAAACAACTGCTGTCAAAAATTAAGACATCCCCGAAAATATCAATAGAACTCCTGACTGAAGCTTTGTCCATTTATAACTTGAGAAAGCACCTACTACACTGTCCTCCCCCACTGGTTCCTGGCCGTGCTTCTATCCGTTTACAAAAGGAAGACGCTAAACTTTTAAGGCTACCAATCATACAAAcgcatgaaagaaaaacaaaaggaTTTCTAACCAAGCAATAGCTATGAGGCAGAAAGTTCCAGTAGTGATCAGATTAGTTGGTTTCCTGCCAATCTTTGGCATTACTGACTGACCAATCAAGGAACTTGTAGCCCTCAAGTGAGGATGGTAGATAGGTCTGTGTTGACAGCGGGTTATCAGGAGTGTAGATGTAGCCCTTCCCATACCCAAGCTCTTTCATTACCTTAGAAGGTGCATTTCTCAAATGGAGCGGCACTCCCTCATTTTGTCCAGTGGATTCCCTAACAACCTTCTGCGCAGCCTCTATTGCTTGATAGACAGAAATTGATTTTGGAGCCAAAGCCAAATAAGCCACGCACTGAGCAAGAATTACATTGCACTCAGGCATGCCCAAGAAATGGCAAGCTTGGTAGCAAGCAACAGCCTGGTTAAGGGCCAAGGGATCAGCCAATCCAACATCCTCACTTGCAAACCTAATCAAACGCCTAGCAACATAGAGCGGCTGTTCACCTCCTTCTAACATTCGCGCCAACCAATAAATGGATGCATCTGCATCACTTCCTCTCATAGACTTGTGAAGTGCACTGATCAGATTATAGTGCTCTTCCCCTGCTTTGTCATACGCAAAATGCTTAAATTGAAGTGCCTCCTTAGCATCATCCAAAGTAACATTCGCCACCAAAGAGAAATTATCATTGGAATTTGTTCGGGTAGATGCAGTGATAGCAGAAATTTCTAAGGCATTCAACGCAACGCGTGCATCCCCGTCACAATTTTCAGATAAAAATTGAATAGCATCCTCAGTCACTTCAATTCTCATCCCTAAGATTTGAGTTAGTCCCATGTCGGAATGATTAATTGCTCGGTTGAGAATTTTTTGAACATGTTGAGGCTTGAGGGGGCAAAGGGTAAGAAGTCTACAGCGTGAGAGAAGTGGCGTAATCAAATGGAAGGATGGGTTCTCAGTGGTGGCACCAATAAACACAATACTACCGTCTTCAATAACAGGCAAGAAAGAATCCTGTTGGGACTTGTTAAACCTATGAACCTCATCAACAAACAACACAGTTCTTTTCCCATTCTTTACTTTTACCTTCCTAGCATTTTCAACGGCATCCCTCACATCCTTAACCCCACAAGTGACCGCCGAGAAAAAAACAAACCGATAGGAAGAGTTCTGATCCTGGGGAAAGGAATTCGCAATTGCTTTAGCAATGGAGGTCTTACCTGACCCAGGTGGGCCCCAAAGAATAATGGAAGGTAGGCGATTGCAATCTATAGCGGAGCGGAGGATACAGTTCTGGGCCAGAAGGTGATCTTGGCCGACAACGTCGTCAATGGTGCGAGGGCGCATGCGCTCTGATAAGGGCTCATGGGGAGGATGATGCTTGTTGTTGTGGACAGCAGGAGAGCACGGATTAGTAACTGATTGAAATAACCTGGGACGCTTAGAAGGAAGAAGGATTGGTCCATCCTCTTCTTGTTGTTCAGCGGGTATTGGGATGGAAGGGGAACCGGAGGAGGAGTTGGGTTTCGATTGCAAATGGAAGAAGCGGTCTAGCTTTGGCTGGAGTGGAGAAGGGGTTGGATTTGAGGGTGGCTTATTGCTAGTGTCACAAGATTTATGAGAGAGAATCCACTCGGTGGCCTTGAGGGTGGATTTCCCCCCGGTAGCCGCCAGAGCTTGGGCAGCCAAGTCGCTTGGGAAACCCATGCTTAGCAGCTGctccatctccatctcctttTCCCAGTGCTATCTTCACTTTCTGCGCACAAATATAGAGTACCATCCTAAAAGAATGACATGTACCGGTTGGAATTGCCGACTTGCCGAACTCCaatcttcaattttctttttaatttaatttatttttggatGCCATGAGGCATGAGGTACCCCTAAAATGGCcattattaaaaattaggaTGTTTCTATAACTTTGTTATAAAaagacgaaaaaaaaaaaaaactaaagtttgtgattttttatatttgtatctttaattttaaaattttaaataataaattaatatttttatatttactttaattttaacatTAAATTATACGTTATGTTATACGATCAATTTTTAAacgaataaaatatttaaaatatttatattaatttatatttatatttaaaatgtcaaattttaaataattaaattaaatttttttattttattttaattataattaataaaattaaatgaaaactgaaaagttatttataaattataatataattcttaaaaatttttaactaataaaataatcattaaatatatttttattttaataatattttttattaattccattatttaccctttttattttcatttttatatatattgtagtttaataaaaatttaaaatataaaaaaattatagtacaaaatatataatatttttattttatttaatattataatatgatataatttttattaaatcagtCAATAAACTAATATTCTTTcccaatttatttatataataagttagtaaaataaaaatactaaatattttaaataatttattaaaaatatagttaatatattttaatttttataaaaattataaagagtatgattttgtatattaaaatatataatattttatt is a window from the Manihot esculenta cultivar AM560-2 chromosome 16, M.esculenta_v8, whole genome shotgun sequence genome containing:
- the LOC110604014 gene encoding ATPase WRNIP1; amino-acid sequence: MEMEQLLSMGFPSDLAAQALAATGGKSTLKATEWILSHKSCDTSNKPPSNPTPSPLQPKLDRFFHLQSKPNSSSGSPSIPIPAEQQEEDGPILLPSKRPRLFQSVTNPCSPAVHNNKHHPPHEPLSERMRPRTIDDVVGQDHLLAQNCILRSAIDCNRLPSIILWGPPGSGKTSIAKAIANSFPQDQNSSYRFVFFSAVTCGVKDVRDAVENARKVKVKNGKRTVLFVDEVHRFNKSQQDSFLPVIEDGSIVFIGATTENPSFHLITPLLSRCRLLTLCPLKPQHVQKILNRAINHSDMGLTQILGMRIEVTEDAIQFLSENCDGDARVALNALEISAITASTRTNSNDNFSLVANVTLDDAKEALQFKHFAYDKAGEEHYNLISALHKSMRGSDADASIYWLARMLEGGEQPLYVARRLIRFASEDVGLADPLALNQAVACYQACHFLGMPECNVILAQCVAYLALAPKSISVYQAIEAAQKVVRESTGQNEGVPLHLRNAPSKVMKELGYGKGYIYTPDNPLSTQTYLPSSLEGYKFLDWSVSNAKDWQETN